The window TTAGTATTCATTTATCTTGTTCAAAAGTATTGTTTGGATTTAAATTGTGGAACTTTGAGAAATTACTTGTTAGTTTATGAGATTATTAATCTCCTCTTACCTGAGTAGTAAATCTCTGAAAGGAAACTAGAGGTTTGTTTTAGTGATTTATTGTCTATGTGAGTGGATACTTAATAATATGTGAGATTGACTGAGAAGCTCTTGGAAACTTCTGCTCTTACATTGTGAACTGAGTTTAGCTTGCTTTTTATAGGTAGAGATGGTTTGACACACAATATGCTGGATAATATCCATGCTCATTGGAAGCGACGAAGGGTTTGTAAGATAAAGTGCAAAGGGGTTTGTACAGTAGATATGGATAATGTGTGCCAACAATTAGAGGTTTGTTTTTTTCATGATAAGGATTTACCAATCTGAAATGTTTTGCTTGTATTGGGCATAAATATTTATGCGGAAAATAAAAGTCGAAAACAAGGCTATTAGAGGATAAAATTAAGAGAATATAATTGTTTTCAATGGTAAAATATGGTTGTAAAATGGTAGAGAAGGATGAATGGAAGAATTAATCCCCTTATTTTGGGTAAATATTTGCGCATAGTGTGATAGAGGGGAACCCCTTTACCCTAAAATAAGATGATTATCTCATCTTTTCTCTATCCTCCTCACACCATTTATTATTTTCCTTCATTTCCCTTTCAAATCTACCTCTAATTTACCTTCATTTcataatttgacttttatttccccttaaatatttaccccaATATAAGAATGCTCTTATACTTTCTTTTTGTGTCTGTTTAGTAGAAATAAGACTTAGTACTTTTTTGGTGTAGTTGTTAAATgctaaaagaaaatcaagtatCTTTACGGTTGGGTCACTTTTAACTACAAACTTAAAAGTTTTGAATATCCTGTGGAGAAGACTTAATTAGATTTTttgtaagtttattttaatgTGGCTGCAAAACAACGGTGCATCACAAATTCTTTGTATCactttagaagaagatgatgatcttTCTTCGTGCTCTTATTTAAATAGCAGTTTCTTATCTCCCAAGAAAGAGAAAATTGACACTTGTTAGTCTTCTTTGTTGAGTTTCTAGAAACTTTCTGTTTATGGCTTTATCCTAAAATTTGATTCATGTTTGGGTTTCTGGAAATACAATCCTATCCTTTGCTTAAGTTGTTAGCAATTGTCATTCAtggattattttattataagtaTGAAAACTATCCAGTATGATATTTTGCACAGGAACTTTGTTTAATTAAAGTTCTGTATGTTGCAGGAAAGAACTGGAGGGAAAATTATATACCGCCGAGGAGGCAGTGTATACCTTTTCCGTGGTAGAAACTACAACTATAAAACTAGACCTCGCTTTCCTCTTATGCTGTGGAAACCTGTTACACCTGTATACCCCAGATTAGTCAAACGAGTGCCAGACGGTCTGACATTAGAACAGGCAACTGAACTGCGGAAAAAGGGACGTGAGTTAATGCCAATATGCAAGCTTGGTATGTTTCTACTTCTGCAGGAGAATTTCATTATTCACGAATGCTGGAAATTGGAATTGATCTTATCTTTCTTCATCTACAGGGAAAAATGGTGTATATGTTAGTTTAGTAAAAAATGTCAGGGAGGCATTTGAAGCATGCGAGTTGGTGAAAATCAACTGTCAAGGATTGAACCCTAGTGATTATCGTAAAATTGGCGCAAAACTCAAGGTTCACTTATAAGTTTTGTTCACTCTGAATAATATTTTTGTGCCTTTcttgtttatgtttatttagCCCTTTCTCTCTTTTGTACCTGTAGGATCTTGTCCCATGTGTGCTTATCTCATTTGAAAATGAACACATACTAATCTGGAGAGGAAGAGACTGGACGTCATCTCTCCTACTGCCAGAAGGTGGTGCAAAGGGTGACAAAATTTCTGGATTTGACAGTACTGCATCTCATGACTCGTGTACTGTCCTTCCATTAGAAtctgaggatgaagaagagttTTCATGTTTGTCAAATATCTCCAGTCAAGGAGCAAGTGTTGAAGTGCTTGATCTAAGCAAAAGTTTGGCTGATGGTCAAGAGGCGGTTGATACAAAAGAGGAGGATAAATGCTTTTTGAAGGATGATTCATTGTTGGAGGTTAATGTAGTGGTTCCATCTCAGACAAGTTTTCACAATGGAACCAAGTCAACTTTGAATGATCCTTCTCGTGGCGAGATTAATTCTGTTATTGGTTCATCGGAAAAACCAAGTAGGACAGTTGATATTTCTCATGAAGAGCCAACTTCCATGTCAACATGTTCTGGTACTGGATTTGATACAGATGGTACTGACTACTTGATACATTCACTGGGGAACTCTTCTGATGAGTTGGTAGCTGACAAGGAATTGCAAGATTTATCAGAGACCTCAATGACTTGCTGCCGTCCTGCATCACCTTCATGCACGGAAGCTGTGCTAGACCTTTTAAGACAAGCTGTAGAAACTGGAAGAGCTATGATACTTGATGGCAGTGCCTTAGATGCTGATGTGGTTTATGAAAGATCAGTTGCCTTTGCCCGAAAAGCCCCATCTGAACCTATTTTTAGACACCGTCCTCAGAAGGTGAAGG of the Amaranthus tricolor cultivar Red isolate AtriRed21 chromosome 6, ASM2621246v1, whole genome shotgun sequence genome contains:
- the LOC130815185 gene encoding CRS2-associated factor 1, chloroplastic; its protein translation is MALKSIIPFPIFAPIPTTTTATPSTEIRFSRWNNANADKFERNRRTQQQIEDEIRRFRRFESAVNISTMHDSNSSTTNPSFKSIGTPSVPSLSSIPGKKSKYSKPYRNPNPNSRNSSHPAFRRVSKRPKFPIKEETDWAPGLGVETDIRVGENGLTYVVPGAPFEFMYSYTETPKNVKPIGLREPAVTPFGPGTMPRPWTGRKPLPGSKKELPQFDSFKVPEPGKKGVKPVQKPGPFLPGSGPKYVMSREEILGEPLTNEEIKELVEGCRKTKRQLNMGRDGLTHNMLDNIHAHWKRRRVCKIKCKGVCTVDMDNVCQQLEERTGGKIIYRRGGSVYLFRGRNYNYKTRPRFPLMLWKPVTPVYPRLVKRVPDGLTLEQATELRKKGRELMPICKLGKNGVYVSLVKNVREAFEACELVKINCQGLNPSDYRKIGAKLKDLVPCVLISFENEHILIWRGRDWTSSLLLPEGGAKGDKISGFDSTASHDSCTVLPLESEDEEEFSCLSNISSQGASVEVLDLSKSLADGQEAVDTKEEDKCFLKDDSLLEVNVVVPSQTSFHNGTKSTLNDPSRGEINSVIGSSEKPSRTVDISHEEPTSMSTCSGTGFDTDGTDYLIHSLGNSSDELVADKELQDLSETSMTCCRPASPSCTEAVLDLLRQAVETGRAMILDGSALDADVVYERSVAFARKAPSEPIFRHRPQKVKAAIKEVESQKSGDLEADEAVPVAATVNKFNEKKSNEKISKERKSFKTHKGKEIEAETLDVIPQGSLKIDELAKLLA